The nucleotide window CTGTGTCGATGTGGCGGCCGGCGCCGGAAGGCGCAGCCGCTGCGCCAGCGCCAGGGCGATACCACTGGCCAGGTAACTGTTGCGCCACAGGCCCTGGTAGATACGCTCGGTGGTCAGATTGCGGCCAGCGGCCGGCACGGTCATGGCGTGACGAATCGCCACGTCGCGCACCAGGTTGGCGCCAAGGTAGGTGATCGCATGCTGGATACTGGTAATTTCAGACCTCAGGCTGAACTGTGCCGAGTTGACAGTGCGCAGCAACAATGCCGCGGTGGCAGGGTCGGTAGCGACAATACGCGCCAGCTCAGCCGGATCATCCCCGGCCTGTGCCAGCTGTAACATCACGCTACGCGGCCGCGGCAAACTGTCCGCAAGGCCGGCCAGACGCAGTGCCACGTCCGGTTCCAGCAAAGTGTCGTCCAATAACCGTAGCGTCACGATCTCGATTGGCGGCGGCTTGATTGCTTCGGCTGCGCCATCCAGTACCGGCGCAGGCGCTTTCATCGGGGGCGTTGGTGTCAGCTGAGTAGCGGCTTTAGCGGCTGTGTTCTGCGATGAGCGGAAACTGGCCGGCGCTGCACCGGAGCGACGACGCGGCGCCCGACTCGACCCGGCAGCGAACCACAAAACCGCAAGCCCACCCATGATCCCCGCGATCAACGCCAAATAGGCCATGGCGACTCCCTTGTTTTGCTTTATTCAGGCACCAGCACCCACAGCAACCCCAACAGCGCCAGCATCCGGTCGGTCAATTACGGCCATGACGCCTTATGACACAGCCCACGACAGATGTCCGCGTTGGCTCGCTGATGTCCATGAGGTCGATTATCGTCCTAATTCGTACACTATGTCTTTGAGTACATGGCATCCGGCCGTCCGGCCCGGCCATAGACTTCAAACGTCAGGCGGCGTGGTCAGGGTCGGGCGACCAAGCGGGGTGAAGCGATATGCCAGACCTGGCGTCTGCCAGGCCACGCCGAGGAGTCATCCCGCGCCCTGCCAGGATACCGATTGGCCCCGTTTGCATCGCGCTTATCGCGCATGATGCAGCGCCTGACCCAGCATCTCCGGGATCACCAGTGTCACGCCGCCGGGAGTAACACTGAAGCGCTGTGCATCGGCTACCGGGTCATAGCCGACCACGGTGCCGGGCGGCAGGATGCAGCCGCGCTCGATGATGGCGCGACGAATACGGCACCCGGCGCCCACATGCACCTGGGGCAGCACCACGCACTGGTCGAGTTCGGCACCCGCTTCGACCCGCACATTGGTAGACAGCAAGGAGCGGCGCACCACGGCGCCGGACACGATGCAGCCACCGGCGACCACCGAGTCGAGCGCCGTACCACGCCGGCCATCGTTGTCGTCGAACACGAATTTGGCCGGTGGCACCTGCTCCTGCAGCGTCCAGATCGGCCACTCGGTGTCGTACAGATTCAGTTCCGGCGTCACCGACACCAGATCCATGTTCGCTTCGTAATAGGCATCCAAGGTGCCGACGTCCCGCCAGTAGGCCTGGACGCCGGTTTGCACATCGCGAAAGGCATAGGCGAAGGCCCGGTAGCGCGTGATCAGACCCGGAATGATATTGCGCCCGAAGTCGTGGCCCGAGCCCGGCATGTCCGCGTCCTTGTACAACTGCTCGTATAGAAATCGGGCGTTGAACACGTAAATGCCCATCGAGCACAAGGCCAGATCGTCCCGTCCGGGCATCGGCTGGGGCTGCGCCGGCTTCTCGTCGAAACGCTGGATACGCAGGTCCGCGTCCACCGCCATCACGCCAAAACCACTGGCCTGTGCCACCGGCACTTCCACGCAGCCGACGGTGACATCCGCCTGCTGGGTGACGTGAGCAGCCAGCATCGGGCCGTAGTCCATCTTGTAGATGTGATCGCCAGCCAGGACCAGCACGTACTCGGGGTTATGCGCGCTGATGATGTCCAGGTTCTGCCACACGGCGTCGGCGGTTCCCGCGTACCAGGAGGTCTCCAGACGCTGCTGCGCCGGCAGCAGCTCGATGAACTCGCCGAACTGACCATTCAACTGCCCCCAGCCACGCTGGATATGCAGCAACAGCGAGTGCGCCTTGTACTGGGTCAGCACGCCAACCCGGCGTATCCCGGAGTTGACACAGTTCGAGAGTGGGAAATCGATGATGCGAAACTTGGCACCGAACGGCACCGCCGGCTTGGCCCGCCACAGCGTGAGCTGCTCCAGCCGACTGCCGCGACCACCGGCGAGAATCAGTGCCAGAGTGCTGCGCGTCAGCTCGCTGATGAAACGTTCCGGATGCCTGGCACCGTTCATGCGTAATTTCTCCGGCCCGGTGGCGTTGCTCGGACGTTTCGGGATTGACAGTTGCCGACGACAATTTAACCCGGGGCCCTGGGCAACCAGCGTGATCCCCAGCATGCAGTCAGCACAAACTTCGTGCCAGCCCGGTTGTTACCATGCCCTCTGATACCAGGTGCGCGCCGCGGTAGTCCATGAACGCAATAAGCATTCCAGAAACCGTCAGCCGCGAACCGTTGCGCTCGGGGTCGGCCGGTATGGTTCCTGAACTGATAGGGCCGTGAGTCGTCGCCCGCGCATCCTGCTGGCCGCCAGCGAAGCCTGGCCGCTGATCAAGACCGGCGGTCTTGGCGACGTGGTTGGCGCATTGCCGGCCGCGCTGCGCAGTGCGGGCGCCGATGCCCGCCTGGTGCTGCCGGCCTACCCGGCAGCGATGGCCGCACTGGCGGGCCTGGAGCCGATCGCGGAATCGGCACTCTATGGCAGCACGGTCACACTGTTTGAGGGCCACATTGGTGCGGGACATCCAGCGGGCCGCGTGCCGGTGTATCTGGTCGGCAGTCCTGCTTTCGATCGCCCCGGCAATCCCTACCAGGACCATGCGGGCCAGGACTGGCCGGACAACGCCCGGCGATTTGCGCTGTTTTGCCGGGCTGCGGCAGCGCTGGCACTCGGCCGTCTGGCGCCGAACTGGCGCGCCGACATCGTGCACGCCCACGACTGGCAAACCGGCCTGCTACCGGCGCTGCTGAGTCTTGAAACGCGCCGCCCGCGCAGCGTGTTCACCATCCACAACCTCGCCTACCAGGGCCTGGTCCCAGCCAGCGACGCCGACGAGCTGAGTCTGCCGCCTGAGTGGTGGCGGTATCAGGCACTGGAATTCCATGGCCAGCTCGCCTTGATCAAGGGCGGCATCGTCTACGCCGACCGCGTCACCACCGTCAGCCCCCGCTACGCCAGGGAGATCACCACGCCGGAGTTCGGCTGTGGCCTGGATGGCCTGCTGCGCCATCGCGCTGCGGCACTGTCCGGCATTCTGAACGGCATCGACAGCACGGTGTGGAACCCGAGCACGGATCCGGCGCTGTCAACGCCGTACGACCGCGATCACCTGGCCGGAAAGCAGGCCAACAAAGCCGCAC belongs to Immundisolibacter sp. and includes:
- the glgA gene encoding glycogen synthase GlgA, coding for MSRRPRILLAASEAWPLIKTGGLGDVVGALPAALRSAGADARLVLPAYPAAMAALAGLEPIAESALYGSTVTLFEGHIGAGHPAGRVPVYLVGSPAFDRPGNPYQDHAGQDWPDNARRFALFCRAAAALALGRLAPNWRADIVHAHDWQTGLLPALLSLETRRPRSVFTIHNLAYQGLVPASDADELSLPPEWWRYQALEFHGQLALIKGGIVYADRVTTVSPRYAREITTPEFGCGLDGLLRHRAAALSGILNGIDSTVWNPSTDPALSTPYDRDHLAGKQANKAALQAEMGLAVDPDTLLLGLVGRLVAQKGIDLLLDALPRLLAMPVQVVVLGSGEATYVQALHAAAAAAPSRVAFRTGYDEALAHRIQAGVDALLVPSRFEPCGLTQLYALRYGTVPIVRAVGGLADTVVNATPRALATGRATGIRFQTASAAALLEAVERACALFRADEPWRQLQHAGMAKDHSWAASARAYMALYRAVLDDPG
- a CDS encoding HDOD domain-containing protein; the protein is MKAPAPVLDGAAEAIKPPPIEIVTLRLLDDTLLEPDVALRLAGLADSLPRPRSVMLQLAQAGDDPAELARIVATDPATAALLLRTVNSAQFSLRSEITSIQHAITYLGANLVRDVAIRHAMTVPAAGRNLTTERIYQGLWRNSYLASGIALALAQRLRLPAPAATSTQALLFMLGDIALVSHYPQIADLYNADLDLAVLVAGTQERLGFNSAMVGAHLAQVWQLPAGLRVALRKSLMPLVSGPDTLDPETAPGLVVSYFSNRLAQALWRQVDFDLVDAMQALRERPEAYYLPQHLAAVGLQDALSALTEPAVERRLASLVKGLSAPR
- the glgC gene encoding glucose-1-phosphate adenylyltransferase, with translation MNGARHPERFISELTRSTLALILAGGRGSRLEQLTLWRAKPAVPFGAKFRIIDFPLSNCVNSGIRRVGVLTQYKAHSLLLHIQRGWGQLNGQFGEFIELLPAQQRLETSWYAGTADAVWQNLDIISAHNPEYVLVLAGDHIYKMDYGPMLAAHVTQQADVTVGCVEVPVAQASGFGVMAVDADLRIQRFDEKPAQPQPMPGRDDLALCSMGIYVFNARFLYEQLYKDADMPGSGHDFGRNIIPGLITRYRAFAYAFRDVQTGVQAYWRDVGTLDAYYEANMDLVSVTPELNLYDTEWPIWTLQEQVPPAKFVFDDNDGRRGTALDSVVAGGCIVSGAVVRRSLLSTNVRVEAGAELDQCVVLPQVHVGAGCRIRRAIIERGCILPPGTVVGYDPVADAQRFSVTPGGVTLVIPEMLGQALHHAR